A region from the Salicibibacter cibarius genome encodes:
- a CDS encoding ABC-2 transporter permease, translating into MAPLMKLDLWLLRWAILFLVIFAPFAGALFYTDYSVTGFVIIFILALTLTQTDDKHKTRRFMLSLPLPLKTFFQARALVVMLIGVIWIVLEGFGRMIGFGDADFSEILFHASAQLATMFVLTPSVIALLTLLKHPVMKWGVTFIFYMMVVMIGTMMGVFVTEIFNYMEALGYALAGVLLIVGLITFWLILMLANAIRSRVDLV; encoded by the coding sequence ATGGCACCTCTTATGAAATTGGATCTGTGGCTATTGCGCTGGGCGATTCTTTTTCTTGTGATCTTTGCGCCGTTCGCGGGGGCTTTATTTTACACAGACTATTCCGTGACCGGCTTTGTGATTATATTTATATTGGCGCTGACGTTGACGCAAACGGATGATAAACATAAAACGAGGAGGTTCATGCTTTCGTTGCCCCTTCCGTTAAAAACGTTTTTTCAAGCACGGGCACTCGTTGTCATGCTCATCGGTGTGATTTGGATCGTGCTTGAAGGATTTGGGAGAATGATCGGTTTCGGAGATGCGGATTTTTCCGAGATCCTTTTCCATGCAAGCGCGCAATTGGCAACGATGTTTGTTCTGACCCCTTCGGTGATTGCCTTGCTCACGTTATTAAAACATCCCGTTATGAAGTGGGGTGTAACCTTTATTTTTTATATGATGGTCGTCATGATCGGCACGATGATGGGGGTGTTTGTCACCGAGATTTTCAATTATATGGAAGCGTTGGGATATGCACTCGCGGGGGTTCTTCTCATCGTAGGCCTCATCACCTTTTGGCTCATTTTGATGCTTGCCAACGCCATACGGTCACGTGTGGATTTGGTATAA
- a CDS encoding DUF6884 domain-containing protein, producing the protein MTTLAILPCGNRKIWDKEGEIGPVFARDAYIGTFHRLCRAYAEMFHPQWVILSAKHGFLQLEDTVPGPYDLSFSHKSDDIISMKCLAEQVRKKRLNDFQHLVVLTGKKYKPIVEKSFGPHANIEMPLLGSRGIGEMQQKLKQALKEGRPL; encoded by the coding sequence GTGACAACCCTTGCGATTCTCCCATGCGGGAATAGAAAAATCTGGGACAAAGAAGGGGAGATTGGCCCCGTCTTTGCCCGTGATGCTTACATTGGGACATTTCACCGTCTGTGTCGTGCATACGCAGAGATGTTTCATCCCCAATGGGTGATTTTATCAGCGAAACACGGGTTTTTACAGCTGGAGGACACTGTTCCCGGCCCCTATGACTTATCTTTTAGCCATAAAAGTGATGATATTATTTCAATGAAATGTTTGGCTGAACAAGTACGAAAGAAGCGACTGAACGATTTTCAACACCTCGTCGTCCTTACCGGTAAAAAATACAAACCAATCGTTGAAAAAAGTTTTGGCCCCCATGCCAACATTGAGATGCCGTTACTTGGCAGTCGCGGCATCGGCGAAATGCAGCAAAAGTTAAAGCAAGCGCTCAAAGAGGGGCGACCTTTGTAG
- a CDS encoding ABC transporter ATP-binding protein: MSTRLEFNEVTKKRDQFTLSLPGHAIEKGEILGVIGNNGAGKSTMIQLVLGLIRPTSGNIHRYTDKGAATSMQEWKQTVGFVFDDLSVYDDMHATKLASFLSEVYTGWDDTYFFSLLDQFEVDKKKKVKTFSRGMRMKTGIATALAHHPEMLLLDEPTSGLDTKSRKQMIALLNEENKKRGTTIIFSSHILADMEQLASSIWLMDKGEILAHGLVEKLRENHAVAADGTIHKGKPEEEGSKQAALEDLHDYYLGGDE; this comes from the coding sequence ATGTCCACGCGTCTTGAATTTAATGAAGTCACAAAGAAAAGGGATCAATTCACGCTGTCGCTGCCCGGGCATGCGATTGAAAAAGGAGAAATTCTCGGCGTCATCGGGAACAACGGCGCAGGGAAGTCGACGATGATTCAACTCGTCCTCGGGTTAATCCGGCCGACAAGTGGCAACATTCATCGGTATACGGACAAGGGGGCGGCGACGTCTATGCAAGAATGGAAGCAAACGGTCGGTTTTGTTTTCGATGATTTATCGGTGTACGACGATATGCACGCGACGAAATTGGCCTCATTTTTAAGCGAGGTTTATACAGGCTGGGATGATACGTATTTTTTTTCATTGCTTGATCAATTTGAGGTTGATAAAAAGAAAAAAGTAAAGACGTTCTCACGTGGCATGCGTATGAAAACAGGCATTGCGACGGCGCTTGCCCATCATCCGGAAATGTTGTTGCTCGATGAACCTACCTCCGGCTTGGACACGAAATCGAGAAAACAAATGATCGCGCTGTTGAATGAGGAAAATAAAAAGCGTGGAACGACGATTATTTTTTCTTCACATATTTTGGCCGATATGGAGCAACTTGCTTCATCGATTTGGTTGATGGACAAAGGAGAGATTCTCGCGCACGGTCTGGTAGAGAAGTTGCGGGAAAATCATGCCGTAGCTGCTGACGGTACGATACATAAAGGAAAGCCTGAAGAAGAAGGGTCGAAGCAAGCCGCCTTGGAGGATTTGCATGATTATTATTTAGGCGGTGATGAGTAA
- a CDS encoding secondary thiamine-phosphate synthase enzyme YjbQ: MKMFQYKTSKRDEMIDITGDIQDWVTKEGYRDGIVTLFNMHTTAGLTINENADPDVKTDVIRRLDEIYPWNHPKDRHGEGNTAAHLKASTVGTSETVLVKDGKLILGTWQGIYYCEFDGPRPNRKVYARFEGEKA, encoded by the coding sequence ATGAAAATGTTTCAGTACAAAACATCAAAACGGGATGAAATGATCGACATTACCGGAGATATTCAAGATTGGGTAACGAAAGAGGGGTATCGCGATGGCATCGTCACGCTTTTTAATATGCACACGACTGCGGGTTTAACAATTAATGAAAACGCTGACCCCGACGTCAAAACAGACGTTATCCGGCGCCTGGATGAAATCTACCCTTGGAACCACCCTAAAGACCGGCACGGGGAAGGAAATACAGCGGCCCATCTGAAAGCGAGCACCGTGGGGACGAGTGAAACAGTGCTTGTGAAGGACGGAAAATTGATACTCGGAACATGGCAAGGCATTTATTACTGTGAATTCGATGGTCCACGCCCAAATAGAAAAGTGTATGCACGGTTTGAAGGCGAAAAAGCATGA
- a CDS encoding methyl-accepting chemotaxis protein, with product MNLHKRNKMLAKLTWALFALGLIGNFVSGVPTDAIIIFTITGIFLAGIITLLTYMQKIIPVVPYIVTVGFAILTIVLGFSSPKLSNFLIVFLSIAIVSLYQNYRLIALAGFLNLILTNVFFIVLNESMFVGLGTDIQISLNLFVILITLVLMGQATIGTKLQQNVENQAEQALQGKKQLEKLFEKVSHSQATIKQFSRKVNENVSSMKEVSNQLREAFTEVSKGTEHQAASVSEMNDLMQSQDHTVNEVTSHTTNVATATDDSLKEATADYERLRQLKIEVGKVQKMVQSTADTMNELVNKSKDVGTILVTVDGLAEQTNLLSLNAAIEAARAGEHGKGFAVVADEVRKLAVDSQQSTKKIADIIHGIQEQSGTVAKEVHRSKSAIDESLDMAKQSEESLEKLVKNMGTMRESARSLETLVKKLEDSSETITGEITAIAGVTQNSHGMVEEVFASVEEQNEYMVEINDQFEQLEALNEDLSELVVNTPK from the coding sequence ATGAATCTTCATAAACGAAATAAAATGTTGGCGAAACTGACTTGGGCTTTATTTGCCCTTGGGTTGATCGGCAATTTTGTCAGTGGCGTACCGACCGATGCGATTATCATCTTTACCATAACAGGAATCTTTTTAGCAGGTATAATCACTTTATTAACATATATGCAAAAAATCATTCCCGTCGTTCCTTATATCGTCACCGTTGGATTTGCCATTTTAACGATCGTTTTAGGTTTTAGCTCACCAAAGCTCTCCAATTTTCTGATCGTCTTTTTAAGCATCGCCATCGTTTCACTTTATCAAAATTATCGATTGATCGCATTAGCCGGTTTTCTTAATTTGATTTTAACAAATGTTTTTTTTATTGTATTGAATGAATCGATGTTTGTTGGATTAGGGACAGATATACAAATTTCACTAAATCTATTTGTCATTCTAATCACATTGGTATTGATGGGACAGGCCACCATTGGAACAAAACTGCAGCAAAACGTCGAAAATCAAGCGGAACAAGCCCTTCAAGGGAAAAAACAACTGGAAAAACTATTTGAAAAAGTCTCCCATTCGCAAGCAACCATCAAACAATTCAGCCGCAAAGTTAATGAAAACGTTTCTTCCATGAAGGAAGTATCCAATCAATTAAGGGAAGCATTCACCGAGGTTTCAAAAGGAACCGAGCATCAGGCGGCCAGTGTAAGCGAAATGAATGACCTTATGCAAAGTCAAGATCACACTGTAAACGAAGTGACAAGCCATACAACAAATGTGGCGACTGCAACGGATGACAGCTTAAAAGAGGCGACGGCCGATTATGAAAGGCTGCGGCAGTTAAAAATAGAAGTGGGCAAAGTTCAAAAAATGGTTCAAAGCACCGCTGATACGATGAACGAATTAGTGAACAAATCAAAAGATGTCGGTACGATTCTTGTCACGGTTGATGGGCTTGCCGAGCAAACGAACCTGTTATCATTGAACGCGGCCATCGAGGCTGCACGCGCGGGAGAACACGGAAAGGGCTTTGCCGTCGTCGCTGACGAAGTGCGAAAACTCGCGGTAGATTCCCAACAATCAACGAAAAAGATCGCCGATATCATCCACGGGATTCAAGAACAGTCCGGAACGGTCGCCAAAGAAGTGCATCGAAGCAAAAGCGCCATCGATGAAAGCCTTGATATGGCAAAGCAAAGTGAAGAAAGCCTAGAGAAATTGGTAAAAAACATGGGGACTATGAGAGAATCGGCTCGTTCGCTTGAAACCCTCGTTAAAAAATTGGAGGATTCTTCTGAAACAATTACCGGTGAAATCACTGCCATCGCAGGTGTCACCCAAAATTCGCACGGAATGGTCGAAGAAGTATTCGCAAGCGTCGAAGAACAAAACGAATACATGGTCGAAATCAACGATCAATTTGAGCAATTGGAAGCATTAAATGAAGACTTATCGGAATTAGTGGTGAATACTCCTAAATAA